The Bacteroidota bacterium DNA window TGGGGCTAACAGCCACACAGGCCTCGAGACTTTTGCAGATTAATCGGAACACAATAAATCGTTACTATCGCTTTTTTCGTGAACAGATCTTAGTCCATCAAACCAAAGAATTTGAGCAACAAGTAGGAGAAATGGAGCTGGATGAAAGCTATTTTGGAGGCGTTAGGAAG harbors:
- a CDS encoding IS1595 family transposase encodes the protein MDNSNLSRYRQKKILQAFALGLTATQASRLLQINRNTINRYYRFFREQILVHQTKEFEQQVGEMELDESYFGGVRK